One genomic segment of Protaetiibacter intestinalis includes these proteins:
- a CDS encoding isochorismatase family protein, which translates to MARALLVIDVQNDFTEGGALGVDGGAAVAEGITEYLRAHPDRYDVVIASRDWHHGDDDNGGHFATDGAPDYVTSWPRHCVGGTPGAEYHPALDTSLIDVHVRKGQGVPAYSIFEGTTDDGVAFPEELDRLGVTQVDVVGIATDYCVRASALDALDAGRAVTVLDDLVAAVNPVTGAEALVEVEDAGGAVHPAAG; encoded by the coding sequence ATGGCGCGCGCACTGCTCGTGATCGATGTGCAGAACGACTTCACCGAGGGCGGCGCGCTCGGGGTCGATGGTGGGGCCGCCGTCGCCGAGGGGATCACCGAGTACCTGCGCGCGCATCCGGACCGCTACGACGTCGTCATCGCCTCCCGTGACTGGCACCACGGCGACGACGACAACGGCGGGCACTTCGCCACCGACGGCGCACCCGACTACGTGACGAGCTGGCCGCGGCACTGCGTGGGCGGCACGCCGGGCGCCGAGTACCACCCGGCGCTCGACACCTCGCTCATCGACGTGCACGTCAGGAAGGGGCAGGGCGTTCCCGCCTACTCGATCTTCGAGGGCACGACGGATGACGGGGTCGCGTTCCCCGAGGAGCTCGACCGACTCGGCGTCACCCAGGTCGACGTCGTCGGCATCGCGACCGACTACTGCGTGCGCGCCTCCGCGCTCGACGCGCTCGACGCGGGGCGCGCCGTGACGGTGCTCGACGACCTCGTCGCGGCGGTCAACCCCGTCACCGGCGCCGAGGCGCTCGTCGAGGTGGAGGATGCCGGCGGCGCCGTGCACCCGGCCGCGGGATGA
- a CDS encoding serine hydrolase domain-containing protein, which produces MLEGTAADRYTGLREEFARRLEHEELGASLAVYEHGELVVDLWGGWADEARTRPWERDTITNTWSCTKTVTALAVLLLVDRGDIDLDAPVARYWPEFAAASKEGVLVKHLLSHTSGVPGWADPVTAEFLYDTEGAAAALAAQAPWWPAGTASGYHLLDYGHLLGELVRRIDGRTLGTFVREELAEPLGADYAIGLDPADFARIANVVPPPPTQLDFSQLPPDAPALRTLGNPYLDATVTWTDAWRTAELGGANGHGNARSLGRIQSLLTHGGEQDGRRYLSPATIERVFEQQSDGIDLVLFQPLRFGIGYALPHPAVTPYLPGGSRVAFWGGWGGSLILNDVERGVTFSYVMNRMSEGIIGSERSNAYAAALYAALA; this is translated from the coding sequence ATGCTCGAAGGCACCGCCGCCGACCGCTACACCGGCCTCCGCGAGGAGTTCGCCCGCCGGCTCGAGCACGAGGAGCTCGGCGCCTCACTCGCCGTCTACGAGCACGGCGAGCTCGTGGTCGACCTCTGGGGAGGCTGGGCCGACGAGGCTCGCACCCGCCCCTGGGAGCGCGACACCATCACCAACACCTGGTCGTGCACCAAGACCGTCACCGCCCTCGCCGTGCTGCTGCTCGTCGACCGCGGCGACATTGACCTCGACGCACCGGTCGCCCGCTACTGGCCCGAGTTCGCGGCCGCCAGCAAGGAGGGTGTGCTCGTGAAGCACCTGCTCTCGCACACCTCCGGCGTGCCCGGCTGGGCCGACCCGGTGACCGCCGAGTTCCTCTACGACACCGAGGGGGCCGCCGCCGCCCTCGCCGCCCAGGCCCCCTGGTGGCCGGCCGGCACCGCATCCGGCTACCACCTGCTCGATTACGGGCACCTGCTCGGCGAGCTCGTGCGCCGCATCGACGGCCGCACTCTCGGCACCTTCGTGCGCGAGGAGCTCGCGGAGCCGCTCGGCGCCGACTACGCGATCGGCCTCGACCCCGCCGACTTCGCCCGCATCGCGAACGTGGTCCCACCGCCGCCCACCCAGCTCGACTTCTCGCAGCTGCCGCCCGACGCCCCCGCCCTGCGCACCCTCGGCAACCCGTACCTCGACGCCACCGTCACCTGGACCGACGCCTGGCGCACCGCCGAGCTCGGCGGTGCGAACGGCCACGGCAACGCCCGCTCGCTCGGCCGCATCCAGTCGCTGCTCACCCACGGCGGCGAGCAGGACGGCCGCCGCTACCTCTCCCCCGCGACCATCGAGCGGGTCTTCGAGCAGCAGTCCGACGGCATCGACCTCGTGCTGTTCCAGCCGCTGCGTTTCGGCATCGGCTACGCGCTGCCGCATCCCGCCGTCACCCCGTACCTGCCGGGCGGCTCGCGCGTCGCGTTCTGGGGCGGATGGGGCGGCTCGCTCATCCTGAACGACGTGGAGCGCGGTGTCACCTTCAGCTACGTCATGAACCGGATGTCGGAGGGCATCATCGGCTCGGAGCGCTCGAACGCCTACGCCGCCGCCCTCTACGCCGCCCTCGCCTGA
- a CDS encoding ABC transporter ATP-binding protein, translated as MTVIAASELVKRYGEVAAVDGVSFEVAAGESFGLLGPNGAGKSTTMRMVGAVSTRTSGELTVLGLDPDEYGPEIRSRLGVVPQQDNLDNELRVRENLLVYGRYFGLPRRAIAERADELLEFAQLTDRAKAKVDELSGGMKRRLTIARALINEPRILLLDEPTTGLDPQARHILWDRLFRLKEQGTTLLLTTHYMDEAEQLCDRLVVVDHGRIMAEGSPAELIRRYSTREVLEVRFGSEQNAGAAERLAGLGDRLEVLPDRLLVYADDGEAALVELTARGLQPLTSLVRRSSLEDVFLRLTGRSLIE; from the coding sequence GTGACCGTGATCGCCGCCTCCGAGCTCGTCAAGCGCTACGGCGAGGTCGCGGCGGTCGACGGGGTGAGCTTCGAGGTCGCGGCCGGCGAGTCGTTCGGCCTGCTCGGCCCGAACGGGGCGGGCAAGTCGACCACCATGCGGATGGTGGGCGCCGTCTCGACCCGCACCTCCGGCGAGTTGACGGTGCTGGGGCTCGACCCGGACGAGTACGGCCCCGAGATCCGCTCGCGCCTGGGCGTCGTCCCGCAGCAGGACAACCTCGACAACGAGCTGCGGGTGCGCGAGAACCTCCTCGTCTACGGCCGCTACTTCGGCCTCCCGCGCCGCGCGATCGCCGAGCGCGCCGACGAGCTGCTGGAGTTCGCTCAGCTGACCGACCGCGCGAAGGCGAAGGTCGACGAGCTCTCGGGCGGCATGAAGCGCCGCCTCACGATCGCGCGCGCCCTCATCAACGAGCCCCGCATCCTGCTGCTCGACGAGCCGACGACGGGCCTCGACCCGCAGGCGCGGCACATCCTGTGGGATCGCCTGTTCCGCCTCAAGGAGCAGGGCACGACGCTGCTGCTCACGACCCACTACATGGACGAGGCTGAGCAGCTCTGCGACCGCCTCGTCGTGGTCGACCACGGCCGCATCATGGCCGAGGGCAGCCCCGCCGAGCTCATCCGCCGGTACTCGACGCGCGAGGTGCTCGAGGTGCGGTTCGGTTCGGAGCAGAACGCGGGCGCCGCCGAGAGGCTCGCGGGGCTCGGCGACCGGCTCGAGGTGCTGCCCGACCGGCTGCTCGTCTACGCGGACGACGGCGAGGCGGCGCTCGTCGAGTTGACCGCGCGCGGCCTGCAGCCGCTCACGAGCCTCGTGCGGCGTTCGAGCCTCGAAGACGTCTTCCTGCGTCTCACGGGAAGGTCGCTCATCGAATGA
- a CDS encoding ABC transporter ATP-binding protein codes for MSSPDAPARRNPFRRTPDTGPRASFRELLPYLTEHRGLLALAIVLSLVSAGLSLAQPALVSQVISLVESGGALGALAWLLVALVIGNGIVTAVQHYLLQRAGTSVVYSSRRALIRRLLRLPIREFDTRRTGDLVSRVGSDTTLLYAVLTQGLVDALGGAVVFVGAIVGMAIIDPLLLGATVLVIAVAIAVVGGLSGRIRVASREQQEKVGDVAAGVQRAIAAIRTVRAANATERESVAIEREAKAAWGAGIRVAKVSALVVPVASIAMNVSFLVVLGLGGYRVASGAITIANLVAFILFLFLMIMPLGQAFGAVTSVNQALGALGRIQEIMRIPSEDEGDASVAAAPAIETDDAIRFEEVRFAYPEAAHKTEREKVIAETVGDEPPDDREVLHGVSFAVPRGSRVALVGPSGAGKSTILALIERFYDPTAGVVRVDGMDVRALPREELRARIGYVEQDAPVLAGTIRDNLTLGTPDATDAQCAQVLRSVNLGEVLDRDPAGLDAAVGEDGVMLSGGERQRLAIARALLAAAPILLLDEATASLDGVNEQLLREAIDAVAADRTLLIIAHRLSTVVDSDAIVVLDHGRVVGVGTHSELVATVPLYRDLAKHQLLV; via the coding sequence GTGAGTTCCCCCGACGCCCCCGCGCGCCGCAATCCCTTCCGCCGCACCCCCGACACCGGCCCGCGCGCCTCGTTCCGCGAACTGCTGCCGTACCTCACCGAGCACAGGGGGCTCCTCGCCCTCGCGATCGTGCTGAGCCTCGTGTCGGCCGGGCTCTCGCTGGCCCAGCCGGCGCTCGTGAGCCAGGTGATCTCGCTCGTCGAGTCGGGCGGGGCGCTCGGCGCCCTCGCCTGGCTGCTCGTCGCCCTCGTCATCGGCAACGGCATCGTCACCGCCGTGCAGCACTACCTGCTGCAGCGCGCCGGCACGAGCGTCGTCTACTCCTCGCGCCGCGCCCTCATCCGGCGCCTGCTGCGGCTGCCGATCCGCGAGTTCGACACCCGCCGCACGGGCGACCTCGTCTCGCGCGTCGGCAGCGACACCACGCTGCTCTACGCCGTGCTCACGCAGGGGCTCGTGGATGCGCTGGGCGGCGCCGTCGTGTTCGTCGGCGCGATCGTCGGCATGGCGATCATCGACCCGCTGCTGCTCGGGGCGACCGTGCTCGTGATCGCCGTCGCGATCGCCGTCGTCGGCGGGCTCTCGGGCCGCATCCGGGTGGCGAGCCGGGAGCAGCAGGAGAAGGTGGGCGATGTCGCCGCGGGCGTGCAGCGGGCGATCGCCGCCATCCGCACGGTGCGCGCGGCGAACGCGACCGAGCGCGAGTCGGTCGCGATCGAGCGCGAGGCGAAGGCGGCGTGGGGGGCCGGCATCCGCGTCGCGAAGGTGTCGGCGCTCGTCGTGCCGGTCGCGTCGATCGCGATGAACGTGTCGTTCCTCGTGGTGCTCGGCCTCGGCGGCTACCGGGTCGCGTCGGGCGCGATCACGATCGCGAACCTCGTGGCGTTCATCCTGTTCCTGTTCCTCATGATCATGCCGCTCGGGCAGGCGTTCGGCGCGGTCACCTCGGTCAACCAGGCGCTCGGGGCGCTCGGGCGCATCCAGGAGATCATGCGCATCCCCTCGGAGGACGAGGGCGACGCCTCCGTCGCCGCGGCGCCCGCGATCGAGACGGATGACGCGATCCGGTTCGAGGAGGTGCGCTTCGCCTACCCCGAGGCGGCACACAAGACGGAGCGCGAGAAGGTCATCGCCGAGACCGTCGGCGACGAGCCGCCGGACGACCGCGAGGTGCTGCACGGGGTGTCGTTCGCCGTGCCGCGCGGCTCGCGGGTGGCGCTCGTCGGACCGTCCGGGGCGGGCAAGTCGACCATCCTGGCCCTCATCGAGCGCTTCTACGACCCGACCGCGGGCGTCGTGCGCGTCGACGGGATGGATGTGCGCGCCCTGCCGCGCGAGGAGCTGCGCGCCCGCATCGGCTACGTCGAACAGGACGCGCCCGTGCTCGCCGGCACGATCCGCGACAACCTGACCCTCGGCACCCCGGACGCCACCGACGCGCAGTGCGCCCAGGTGCTGCGCTCGGTGAACCTGGGCGAGGTGCTCGACCGCGACCCGGCGGGGCTGGATGCCGCGGTCGGGGAGGACGGCGTCATGCTCTCCGGCGGCGAGCGTCAGCGGCTCGCGATCGCCCGCGCACTGCTCGCGGCGGCGCCCATCCTGCTGCTCGACGAGGCGACGGCATCCCTCGACGGGGTCAACGAGCAGCTGCTGCGCGAGGCGATCGACGCGGTCGCGGCCGACCGCACGCTGCTCATCATCGCCCACCGGCTGTCGACCGTCGTCGACTCGGATGCCATCGTCGTGCTCGACCACGGTCGCGTCGTGGGCGTCGGCACCCACTCCGAGCTCGTCGCCACCGTGCCCCTCTACCGCGACCTCGCGAAGCACCAACTCCTCGTGTAG
- a CDS encoding ABC transporter permease: MSAVTEQRLLRRGGVRALYAGNARAVVGRGLVATRSSNWVVMASGFFEPVFYLLSLGVGLGALIGTVTDATGREIPYAAFIAPALLAVAAMNGAIYDSTWNVFFKMNFGKLYEGMLATSLGPLDIALGEILLALFRGAVYGVGFQIVMQLMGLNLSWWALLAVPAVCLIAFGFAAVGMGVTSYFTTFQQMEWIMFVLTPMFMLSATFFPITIYPEPVQWFVMALPLWHGVELIRGLTTGVVGPELLVHVAYYAVMIVVGLFFTTRRLRALFLD, translated from the coding sequence GTGAGCGCCGTCACGGAGCAGCGGCTGCTGCGGCGTGGCGGGGTGCGTGCCCTCTACGCCGGCAACGCGCGCGCGGTGGTCGGCCGCGGTCTCGTGGCGACGCGGTCGAGCAACTGGGTGGTCATGGCATCCGGATTCTTCGAGCCGGTCTTCTATCTGCTCTCGCTCGGCGTGGGGCTGGGCGCGCTCATCGGCACCGTCACGGATGCCACGGGTCGCGAGATCCCGTACGCCGCGTTCATCGCGCCGGCGCTGCTCGCGGTGGCGGCCATGAACGGCGCGATCTACGACTCCACCTGGAACGTCTTCTTCAAGATGAACTTCGGCAAGCTCTACGAGGGCATGCTCGCGACGAGCCTCGGCCCGCTCGACATCGCCCTCGGCGAGATCCTGCTGGCGCTGTTCCGCGGGGCGGTCTACGGCGTGGGGTTCCAGATCGTCATGCAGCTCATGGGGCTGAACCTCTCGTGGTGGGCGCTGCTCGCGGTGCCGGCCGTCTGTCTCATCGCCTTCGGTTTCGCGGCGGTCGGGATGGGGGTGACGAGCTACTTCACGACCTTCCAGCAGATGGAGTGGATCATGTTCGTGCTCACCCCGATGTTCATGCTGTCGGCGACGTTCTTCCCGATCACGATCTACCCGGAGCCGGTGCAGTGGTTCGTGATGGCGCTGCCGCTCTGGCACGGGGTGGAGCTGATCCGCGGGCTCACGACGGGCGTCGTGGGGCCGGAGCTGCTGGTGCACGTCGCGTACTACGCCGTCATGATCGTGGTGGGGCTGTTCTTCACCACCCGTCGGCTGCGGGCGCTGTTCCTCGACTGA
- a CDS encoding ABC transporter permease yields the protein MGTASLTAEARAAAVASRRFGAWFVAEHHLRVWRRYLGVSVATAVGTPFMYLLAFGIGLGVLVNANTGPAGVDGVSYLVFIAPALIATSAVMIASDEFSYPVMQGLKWNRVYFGMHAAPLSARQVVDGLMIFASIRIAATTLVYFLVMAAFGGVPAATGVLTVPVAVLSGIALGAPLFAYSASLREDRGQFAVMQRVLVLPLTLFSGTLFPLDQLPAFLQPIGWLSPLWHGAELGRVVGYGADRPGWLIAVHLVFLVVLAVAGWRLAVRVMRGRLDT from the coding sequence GTGGGCACCGCATCGCTCACCGCCGAGGCCCGCGCCGCGGCGGTCGCCTCGCGGCGCTTCGGCGCCTGGTTCGTGGCCGAGCACCACCTCCGCGTCTGGCGCCGCTACCTCGGGGTCAGCGTCGCGACCGCGGTGGGCACGCCGTTCATGTATCTGCTCGCGTTCGGCATCGGCCTGGGCGTGCTGGTGAACGCCAACACCGGCCCGGCGGGCGTCGACGGGGTGTCCTACCTCGTGTTCATCGCCCCCGCCCTCATCGCCACCTCCGCCGTCATGATCGCCTCCGACGAGTTCAGCTACCCCGTCATGCAGGGTCTCAAGTGGAACAGGGTCTACTTCGGCATGCACGCGGCGCCCCTCTCCGCGCGGCAGGTGGTCGACGGGCTCATGATCTTCGCCTCGATCCGGATCGCCGCGACGACGCTCGTCTACTTCCTCGTGATGGCGGCGTTCGGCGGGGTGCCCGCCGCGACGGGTGTGCTCACGGTGCCGGTCGCCGTGCTCAGCGGCATCGCGCTCGGCGCCCCGCTGTTCGCCTACTCGGCCTCGCTGCGGGAGGACCGCGGCCAGTTCGCGGTCATGCAGCGGGTGCTCGTGCTGCCGCTCACCCTGTTCAGCGGCACCCTGTTCCCGCTCGACCAGCTGCCCGCGTTCCTGCAGCCGATCGGCTGGCTCTCGCCGCTCTGGCACGGTGCGGAGCTCGGCCGCGTGGTCGGCTACGGTGCCGACCGTCCGGGCTGGCTCATCGCCGTGCACCTCGTGTTCCTCGTCGTGCTCGCGGTCGCTGGCTGGCGGCTCGCGGTGCGGGTGATGCGGGGGAGGCTCGACACGTGA
- a CDS encoding Gfo/Idh/MocA family protein, which produces MTDRLRWGILGTGGIARAFTNDLNLTGFTVAAVGSRTQESADAFAAAHGIPRAHGSYEALVADPEVDVIYVSTPHPFHAENALLALEHGKHVLVEKPFTVTEADARRVVELAREKGLVVLEAMWTRWLPHMVRVRELIASGALGEVRALLADHDQKLPTDPSHRLQDPALGGGALLDLGIYPVSFAWDVFGAPASVHAISSPTATGVDRQTAIILGYPGGEQAVLHTQLDARGPSTAVVVGTEARIEIDPVWYTPTSFSLIDPSDAVLERFEEDVPGRGMQFQAAELERLVAAGALAGEILPPEETVAIMGTLDEIRRQIGLRYPGE; this is translated from the coding sequence ATGACCGACCGACTGCGCTGGGGCATCCTCGGCACCGGGGGCATCGCCCGGGCCTTCACGAACGACCTGAACCTGACGGGCTTCACCGTCGCCGCGGTCGGATCGCGCACGCAGGAGTCGGCGGACGCCTTCGCGGCCGCGCACGGCATCCCGCGGGCGCACGGCAGCTACGAGGCGCTCGTCGCCGACCCCGAGGTCGACGTGATCTACGTGTCGACGCCGCACCCCTTCCATGCCGAGAACGCACTGCTGGCGCTCGAGCACGGCAAGCACGTGCTCGTCGAGAAGCCGTTCACCGTCACCGAGGCCGACGCCCGTCGGGTGGTCGAGCTCGCCCGCGAGAAGGGGCTCGTGGTGCTCGAGGCGATGTGGACGCGCTGGCTGCCGCACATGGTGCGGGTGCGCGAGCTCATCGCCTCCGGCGCGCTCGGCGAGGTGCGCGCGCTCCTCGCGGACCACGACCAGAAGCTGCCCACCGACCCGAGCCACCGCCTGCAGGACCCGGCGCTCGGCGGCGGCGCACTGCTCGACCTCGGCATCTACCCCGTCTCGTTCGCGTGGGACGTCTTCGGCGCCCCCGCGAGCGTGCACGCCATCTCCTCGCCGACCGCGACGGGCGTCGACCGGCAGACGGCGATCATCCTCGGCTACCCGGGCGGGGAGCAGGCGGTGCTGCACACCCAGCTCGACGCGCGCGGCCCCTCGACGGCGGTCGTCGTCGGCACCGAGGCCCGCATCGAGATCGACCCGGTCTGGTACACCCCGACGAGCTTCTCGCTCATCGACCCCTCGGATGCCGTGCTCGAGCGCTTCGAGGAGGACGTGCCCGGGCGCGGCATGCAGTTCCAGGCCGCCGAGCTCGAGCGGCTCGTCGCGGCGGGGGCGCTCGCGGGCGAGATCCTGCCGCCCGAGGAGACGGTCGCGATCATGGGCACCCTCGACGAGATCCGCCGCCAGATCGGCCTGCGCTACCCCGGCGAGTAG
- a CDS encoding NAD-dependent succinate-semialdehyde dehydrogenase: MISESALLAKVPTQLYIGGQWVDGAAGGTIPVHDPATGDTIATIADATPEDGIRALDAAVEAAAAWAATPARVRGELLRAAWELLTERADEFALLMTLEMGKPFAEAKGEVAYGGEFLRWFAEEAPRIQGRYGPNPEGTGRMIVTQRPVGPCFFITPWNFPLAMATRKIAPALAAGCTVVIKPATLTPLTTLAFAQLLEEVGVPAGVVNVITTSTSNAVSEPIIRDPRLRKLSFTGSTPVGVKLLEQAAQGVLRTSMELGGNAPFIVFEDADLDRAVDAAMLAKFRNIGEACTAANRFLVHADVADEFTRRVTERVAAMKVGRGTEEGVTIGPLIDGKAVAKASELVADAVSRGARVETGGEAVDGPGTFYRPTVVSGIAAGSDILREEIFGPVLAISTFTDEADAVRRANDTEYGLVSYVFTRDLARGQRMIDQLETGMMGLNVGVVSNAAAPFGGVKQSGLGREGGAEGIHEYLDTKYTLTPLS; the protein is encoded by the coding sequence ATGATCTCGGAGAGCGCGCTGCTGGCGAAGGTGCCGACGCAGCTGTACATCGGCGGACAGTGGGTCGACGGGGCCGCGGGGGGCACCATCCCCGTGCACGACCCCGCGACGGGCGACACGATCGCGACGATCGCCGACGCGACGCCGGAGGACGGCATCCGCGCCCTGGACGCGGCGGTCGAGGCCGCGGCCGCGTGGGCGGCGACCCCCGCCCGGGTGCGCGGCGAGCTGCTGCGCGCCGCGTGGGAGCTGCTCACCGAGCGCGCCGACGAGTTCGCGCTGCTCATGACGCTCGAGATGGGCAAGCCCTTCGCCGAGGCGAAAGGCGAGGTCGCCTACGGCGGCGAGTTCCTGCGCTGGTTCGCGGAGGAGGCGCCCCGCATCCAGGGCCGCTACGGCCCGAACCCGGAGGGCACCGGGCGGATGATCGTCACCCAGCGTCCCGTCGGGCCGTGCTTCTTCATCACGCCGTGGAACTTCCCGCTCGCGATGGCGACCCGCAAGATCGCGCCCGCGCTCGCCGCCGGTTGCACCGTCGTCATCAAGCCCGCCACCCTCACGCCGCTCACGACCCTCGCCTTCGCGCAGCTGCTCGAGGAGGTGGGGGTGCCGGCGGGCGTCGTCAACGTCATCACCACCTCCACCTCGAACGCCGTGTCGGAGCCCATCATCCGCGACCCGCGGCTGCGGAAGCTCTCGTTCACCGGCTCGACGCCGGTCGGGGTGAAGCTGCTCGAGCAGGCGGCGCAGGGGGTGTTGCGCACCTCCATGGAGCTCGGCGGCAACGCGCCGTTCATCGTCTTCGAGGACGCCGACCTCGACCGCGCGGTGGACGCGGCGATGCTCGCCAAGTTCCGCAACATCGGCGAGGCGTGCACGGCGGCCAACCGCTTCCTCGTGCACGCGGATGTCGCGGACGAGTTCACGCGCCGGGTCACCGAGCGCGTCGCCGCCATGAAGGTGGGGCGCGGCACCGAGGAGGGCGTGACCATCGGCCCCCTCATCGACGGCAAGGCGGTCGCGAAGGCATCCGAGCTCGTCGCGGATGCGGTCTCCCGCGGTGCGCGGGTCGAGACCGGCGGCGAGGCGGTCGACGGGCCCGGCACCTTCTACCGGCCGACCGTCGTCTCGGGCATCGCCGCGGGGTCCGACATCCTGCGCGAGGAGATCTTCGGACCGGTGCTCGCGATCTCGACCTTCACCGACGAGGCGGACGCCGTGCGCCGCGCCAACGACACCGAGTACGGGCTCGTCTCCTACGTGTTCACGCGCGACCTCGCACGCGGCCAGCGCATGATCGACCAGCTCGAGACCGGCATGATGGGCCTCAACGTCGGCGTCGTCTCGAACGCCGCGGCCCCCTTCGGCGGCGTCAAGCAGTCGGGCCTCGGTCGCGAGGGCGGTGCCGAGGGCATCCACGAGTACCTCGACACGAAGTACACCCTCACCCCCCTCAGCTGA
- a CDS encoding D-alanyl-D-alanine carboxypeptidase/D-alanyl-D-alanine-endopeptidase, with product MTDEQPTSRRAARASAEAAAAPAGAEAAAPAAKKSGGIGALLRKHPTAWIVSAGAVVFLLLGTGSVFAGVAWASRDTDEPVSTPSPSITTPDPRPVSTLPATASRLRTCSIAGAAADGRLATLYGTVIRADTGEVLFDRNGSTPAPPASVLKVLTAAAAISVLGPDFRITTSVYEGSSPGTIVLVGRGDTTLSRLPVGQESVYAGAPKLQTLAEGVIAQYSARHPDVPITNVVLDSSYWSSGDAWEPTWREDQRTEGYQAPATALQVDGDRDNPRAAVSPRSTDPVGRAGNAFLDALRAADTSGTVVDPAVATSLGTAVGTDVLAEVQSQPLRTLLPQMLLPSDNMLGEMLARITSKQSGGNGSAASLQGTITSQLTRWGVPATGIVIKDGSGLSPQNAVPTNALTILLRSVRDGVDGLDAVRDGLPVAGKSGTISSRFTGDNAVARGNVFAKSGMIRGSYTLAGIINSADGTPLVFSFFAARDGVESGARAALDTLTTAAFRCGDNLSNN from the coding sequence GTGACCGACGAGCAACCGACCTCGCGCCGCGCTGCCCGGGCGTCGGCCGAGGCCGCCGCCGCGCCCGCCGGGGCGGAGGCCGCAGCGCCCGCCGCGAAGAAGAGCGGCGGCATCGGCGCCCTGCTGCGCAAGCACCCCACCGCATGGATCGTGTCGGCCGGGGCGGTCGTCTTCCTGCTGCTCGGCACCGGATCCGTCTTCGCGGGCGTCGCGTGGGCGTCCCGCGACACCGACGAGCCCGTCAGCACCCCGAGTCCCAGCATCACCACCCCCGACCCGCGTCCCGTCTCGACGCTGCCCGCCACCGCGAGCCGCCTGCGCACCTGCTCGATCGCCGGGGCCGCCGCCGACGGCCGCCTCGCCACCCTCTACGGCACCGTCATCCGCGCCGACACGGGTGAGGTGCTCTTCGACCGCAACGGCAGCACGCCCGCCCCGCCGGCATCCGTGCTCAAGGTGCTCACCGCGGCCGCCGCGATCTCGGTGCTCGGCCCCGACTTCCGCATCACGACGAGCGTCTACGAGGGCTCGAGCCCCGGCACGATCGTGCTCGTCGGACGCGGTGACACGACCCTCTCCCGGCTGCCGGTCGGCCAGGAGAGCGTCTACGCGGGCGCACCCAAGCTGCAGACCCTCGCCGAGGGCGTCATCGCGCAGTACAGCGCGCGGCATCCGGATGTGCCGATCACCAACGTCGTGCTCGACTCGAGCTACTGGAGCTCGGGCGACGCGTGGGAGCCCACCTGGCGCGAGGATCAGCGCACCGAGGGGTACCAGGCCCCCGCGACCGCCCTGCAGGTCGACGGCGACCGCGACAACCCGCGGGCGGCGGTGAGCCCGCGCTCCACCGACCCGGTCGGTCGGGCGGGCAACGCCTTCCTCGACGCGCTGCGCGCCGCCGACACGAGCGGCACGGTCGTCGATCCGGCCGTCGCCACCTCGCTCGGCACGGCGGTCGGCACCGATGTGCTCGCCGAGGTGCAGTCGCAGCCGCTGCGCACCCTGCTGCCGCAGATGCTGCTGCCGAGCGACAACATGCTCGGCGAGATGCTCGCCCGCATCACCTCGAAGCAGAGCGGCGGCAACGGATCCGCCGCCTCGCTGCAGGGCACCATCACGAGCCAGCTCACCCGCTGGGGGGTGCCCGCGACGGGCATCGTCATCAAGGACGGCTCGGGCCTGTCCCCGCAGAACGCGGTGCCGACGAACGCGCTCACGATCCTGTTGCGTTCGGTACGCGACGGTGTCGACGGTCTCGACGCCGTGCGCGACGGCCTGCCGGTCGCCGGCAAGTCGGGCACCATCTCGAGCCGCTTCACGGGCGACAACGCGGTCGCGCGCGGCAACGTGTTCGCGAAGTCCGGCATGATCCGGGGCTCGTATACCCTCGCCGGCATCATCAACTCCGCCGACGGCACCCCGCTCGTGTTCTCGTTCTTCGCGGCCCGCGACGGGGTCGAGAGCGGCGCGCGGGCGGCGCTCGACACGCTCACGACGGCCGCGTTCCGCTGCGGCGACAACCTCTCCAACAACTGA